From the genome of Streptomyces sp. V1I1, one region includes:
- a CDS encoding Zn-dependent alcohol dehydrogenase yields MVRAAVLPAVGSPLEITDIELPEPGPGQVRVRLAAAGVCHSDLSLSNGTMRVPTPCVLGHEGAGTVVSVGEGVTHVAVGDGVVLNWAPSCGSCRHCRIGEVWLCANALAGAASVYARTADGAELHPGLNVAAFAEESVVGANCVLPVPDGVPLTDAALLGCAVLTGYGAIHHSARVRAGESVVVFGVGGVGLATLQSARIAGASTIIAVDVSPEKEELARQAGATEYVVASDTTAKQIRALTGGQGADVAIECVGRAATIRTAWESTRRGGRTTVVGIGGKDQQVTFNALEIFHWGRTLSGCVYGNSDPSRDLPVLADHVRAGRLDLGGLVTARIGLAGIPAAFDDMLAGRGGRALVVF; encoded by the coding sequence ATGGTCCGTGCTGCCGTACTGCCCGCCGTCGGCTCCCCGCTGGAGATCACCGACATCGAGCTGCCCGAGCCCGGCCCCGGCCAGGTGCGGGTGCGCCTCGCCGCCGCCGGGGTCTGCCACTCCGATCTGTCCCTGTCCAACGGCACGATGCGCGTGCCGACGCCCTGCGTCCTCGGCCACGAAGGTGCGGGCACGGTTGTCTCCGTCGGCGAGGGCGTCACCCATGTCGCCGTCGGCGACGGGGTCGTCCTCAACTGGGCCCCCTCCTGCGGGAGTTGCCGCCACTGCCGGATCGGCGAGGTCTGGCTGTGCGCCAACGCGCTGGCGGGCGCGGCGAGCGTCTACGCCCGCACCGCCGACGGCGCCGAGCTGCATCCCGGTCTGAACGTGGCGGCCTTCGCCGAGGAGAGTGTCGTCGGCGCGAACTGCGTCCTGCCGGTCCCGGACGGCGTCCCGCTCACCGACGCCGCGCTGCTCGGCTGCGCGGTCCTTACCGGGTACGGCGCGATCCACCACTCCGCGCGCGTCCGCGCGGGCGAGTCGGTGGTCGTCTTCGGCGTCGGCGGCGTCGGTCTCGCCACCCTCCAGTCCGCCCGGATCGCGGGCGCGTCGACGATCATCGCCGTCGATGTGTCCCCGGAGAAGGAGGAGCTGGCGCGGCAGGCAGGCGCGACGGAGTACGTCGTCGCCTCCGACACCACCGCAAAGCAGATCAGGGCGCTCACCGGCGGCCAGGGCGCGGACGTCGCGATCGAGTGCGTGGGCCGGGCCGCCACCATCCGCACCGCCTGGGAATCCACCCGCCGCGGCGGCCGCACCACGGTCGTCGGCATCGGCGGCAAGGACCAGCAGGTCACCTTCAACGCGCTGGAGATCTTCCACTGGGGCCGTACGCTCTCCGGCTGCGTGTACGGCAACAGCGACCCGTCCCGTGACCTGCCGGTGCTGGCGGACCACGTTCGCGCGGGCCGCCTGGACCTGGGCGGCCTGGTGACCGCGCGGATCGGACTCGCCGGGATTCCTGCGGCGTTCGACGACATGCTCGCGGGCAGGGGCGGCCGGGCGCTGGTCGTCTTCTGA
- a CDS encoding acyl-CoA dehydrogenase family protein, with amino-acid sequence MNLELSEEQAAVRQLAKDFVDREITPNVVEWDRAESVDRSIVKKLGALGFLGLTIDEEHGGSGGDHLAYCLVTEELGRGDSSVRGIVSVSLGLVTKAVAAWGDETQKRHWLPRLTSGEALGCFGLTEPETGSDAGNLTTKAVRDGDDYVIDGSKMFITNGTWADVVLLFARTNDTPGHRGVSAFLVPTDTPGLTRRTIHGKLGLRGQATAELVLDGVRVPAATMLGPEGKGFSIAMSALAKGRMSVAAGCVGIAQAALDAAVGYAGEREQFGKSIASYQLVQELISDISVDVAAARLLTWRVADLIDRGEDFATAASQAKLFASEAAVRAANNALQVFGGYGYIDEYPVGKLLRDARVMTLYEGTSQIQKLIIGRALTGVSAF; translated from the coding sequence ATGAACCTGGAGCTCAGCGAGGAGCAGGCAGCCGTACGGCAGCTGGCCAAGGACTTCGTCGACCGCGAGATCACCCCGAACGTCGTCGAATGGGACCGTGCCGAGAGCGTCGACAGGTCGATAGTGAAGAAGCTGGGCGCGCTCGGCTTCCTCGGGCTCACGATCGACGAGGAGCACGGCGGCTCGGGCGGCGACCATCTGGCGTACTGCCTGGTCACCGAGGAGCTCGGACGCGGTGACTCATCGGTGCGCGGCATCGTGTCGGTATCGCTGGGGCTGGTCACCAAGGCTGTCGCGGCCTGGGGCGACGAGACGCAGAAGCGCCACTGGCTGCCACGGCTCACGTCCGGCGAGGCGCTCGGCTGTTTCGGGCTCACGGAGCCGGAGACCGGGTCCGACGCCGGAAATCTGACCACAAAGGCCGTGCGTGACGGCGACGACTACGTCATCGACGGCTCGAAGATGTTCATCACCAACGGCACCTGGGCCGATGTGGTGCTCCTGTTCGCCCGTACCAATGACACGCCCGGACACAGAGGCGTCTCCGCCTTCCTGGTGCCCACGGACACCCCCGGGCTGACCCGCCGCACCATCCACGGAAAGCTCGGCCTGCGCGGTCAGGCCACCGCCGAGCTGGTGCTCGACGGCGTCCGGGTGCCCGCCGCCACCATGCTCGGGCCCGAGGGCAAGGGCTTCTCCATCGCCATGTCCGCGCTCGCCAAGGGGCGGATGTCGGTCGCGGCGGGCTGTGTCGGCATCGCCCAGGCCGCCCTCGACGCGGCCGTCGGCTACGCGGGAGAACGCGAGCAGTTCGGCAAGTCCATCGCCTCGTATCAGCTGGTCCAGGAGCTGATCAGCGACATCTCCGTCGACGTGGCCGCGGCCCGCCTGCTGACCTGGCGGGTCGCCGACCTGATCGACCGCGGCGAGGACTTCGCCACCGCCGCGTCCCAGGCCAAGCTCTTCGCCTCCGAGGCGGCAGTGCGCGCGGCCAACAACGCTCTGCAGGTCTTCGGCGGCTACGGCTACATCGACGAGTATCCGGTCGGCAAGCTGCTGCGCGACGCCCGTGTGATGACCCTCTACGAAGGCACCAGCCAGATACAGAAACTGATCATCGGCCGCGCGCTGACCGGAGTCTCCGCCTTCTGA
- a CDS encoding MFS transporter, translating to MDTTPSLTAPTPTDPNRRRVATAAALASAVEWYDYFVFGIAAALVLGDLYFPAGSSSVGVLAAFATFAVGFLARPVGGIIAGQLGDKRGRKPMLVLALVLMGLATVGIGLLPTYETIGIAAPVLLVLFRVVQGIAVGAQWGGAMLMATEYAPEGKRGLYGSLVQLGVPIGVVSANTVFLVAGAVTSDSTFAAWGWRVPFFVGFLVLALAWFIHTRVEETPAFREAERALAAQEKSEPRSPLRTILREHLGTVFLAGGSFAVNTATFYIIITGVLDYATRELDMKRSAVLTVSLCVSLTQLALIPAAAALSDRVGRLRIYAFGAVGLLVWAIPMFLLIDTKSLLWLGVGTFVTSCFLSIMYGPQAALFAELFTAEMRYTGASLGYQIAAVFGGGLAPFMMVLLLEATGTSMAVSAYIIGLAVVALVSIKILAARAAARTAEGAVAQE from the coding sequence ATGGACACGACCCCATCACTCACCGCCCCCACCCCCACCGATCCCAATCGCCGCCGCGTGGCCACCGCCGCCGCCCTCGCCTCCGCCGTCGAGTGGTACGACTACTTCGTCTTCGGCATCGCCGCCGCTCTCGTCCTCGGCGATCTGTACTTCCCTGCCGGCAGCTCGTCGGTCGGCGTGCTCGCCGCCTTCGCCACCTTCGCCGTCGGCTTCCTCGCCCGCCCCGTCGGCGGCATCATCGCGGGCCAGCTCGGCGACAAGCGCGGCCGCAAGCCGATGCTGGTCCTCGCGCTGGTCCTGATGGGCCTCGCCACCGTCGGAATCGGACTGCTCCCGACATACGAGACGATCGGCATCGCCGCCCCCGTGCTGCTGGTGCTGTTCCGCGTCGTCCAGGGCATCGCGGTAGGCGCCCAGTGGGGCGGCGCGATGCTGATGGCCACGGAGTACGCCCCCGAGGGCAAGCGGGGGTTGTACGGCAGCCTCGTCCAACTCGGCGTCCCCATCGGCGTGGTGAGCGCCAACACCGTCTTCCTGGTCGCCGGAGCCGTCACCAGCGACTCCACCTTCGCCGCCTGGGGCTGGCGAGTCCCCTTCTTCGTCGGCTTCCTGGTGCTCGCACTCGCCTGGTTCATCCACACCCGGGTGGAGGAGACCCCGGCGTTCCGCGAGGCCGAACGCGCCCTGGCCGCACAGGAGAAGAGCGAACCACGCTCGCCGCTGCGCACGATCCTGCGGGAGCACCTCGGCACTGTCTTCCTGGCCGGCGGCTCGTTCGCGGTCAACACCGCGACCTTCTACATCATCATCACCGGCGTACTCGACTACGCGACCCGCGAACTCGACATGAAGCGCAGCGCCGTGCTCACCGTCTCGCTCTGCGTCAGCCTCACCCAACTGGCGCTGATACCCGCGGCGGCCGCGCTCTCCGACCGCGTCGGGCGGCTGCGTATCTATGCGTTCGGCGCGGTCGGCCTGCTGGTCTGGGCGATCCCGATGTTCCTGCTGATCGACACCAAGTCGCTGCTCTGGCTGGGCGTCGGCACCTTCGTCACCAGCTGTTTCCTGAGCATCATGTACGGCCCGCAGGCCGCGCTCTTCGCCGAGCTGTTCACCGCCGAGATGCGCTACACGGGAGCCTCGCTCGGCTACCAGATCGCGGCGGTGTTCGGCGGCGGACTGGCTCCGTTCATGATGGTCCTGCTCCTGGAGGCCACCGGCACGTCGATGGCTGTCTCCGCTTACATCATCGGCCTCGCCGTCGTCGCTCTCGTCTCGATCAAGATTCTGGCCGCTCGGGCCGCCGCCCGGACTGCCGAAGGGGCCGTCGCCCAGGAGTGA
- a CDS encoding DMT family transporter yields the protein MTNHPSPSADRSQWPALAAAGVTVVLWASAFVSIRSAGEAYSPGALALGRLLAGSLALGCVLLIRREGLPPRAAWPGIAISGLLWFGVYMVVLNWGEQEVDAGTAAMVVNIGPVLIALLGARLLGEALPPRLLAGMAVSFAGAVTVGLSMSGKGSASTLGVLLCLLAAVGYAGGVVGQKPALAHASALQVTTFGCLVGAVACLPFAGQLVSEAERAPLSATLNMVYLGVFPTALAFTTWAYALARTTAGRMGATTYAVPALVVLMSWLALDEVPGRLTLAGGALCLAGVAVSRSRSRRVANPANPANPVTPANPVTPVVAPSDTATSTRGTGASDVGGRQG from the coding sequence ATGACGAACCACCCCTCGCCCTCCGCCGACCGTTCGCAGTGGCCCGCCCTGGCCGCCGCGGGCGTCACCGTCGTCCTGTGGGCCTCCGCCTTTGTGTCGATCCGCAGCGCCGGTGAGGCGTACTCCCCCGGCGCGCTCGCCCTCGGGCGGCTGCTCGCCGGGTCCCTGGCTCTCGGCTGCGTCCTGCTGATCCGGCGCGAGGGGCTGCCGCCGCGTGCCGCCTGGCCCGGGATCGCCATATCCGGGCTGCTCTGGTTCGGCGTCTACATGGTGGTCCTCAACTGGGGCGAGCAGGAGGTCGACGCGGGCACGGCGGCGATGGTCGTGAACATCGGTCCGGTCCTGATCGCGCTGCTCGGCGCGCGGCTGCTTGGCGAGGCGCTGCCGCCGCGGCTGCTGGCCGGAATGGCGGTGTCCTTCGCGGGAGCAGTGACCGTGGGACTTTCGATGTCGGGCAAGGGCAGTGCCTCCACGCTGGGAGTGCTGCTGTGCCTCCTGGCGGCGGTGGGGTACGCGGGCGGGGTGGTGGGCCAGAAGCCGGCGCTGGCGCATGCGAGCGCACTCCAGGTGACGACGTTCGGCTGTCTGGTCGGTGCGGTGGCCTGTCTGCCGTTCGCCGGGCAGCTGGTCTCCGAGGCGGAGCGGGCGCCGCTGTCGGCCACACTCAACATGGTCTACCTGGGCGTGTTCCCGACCGCGCTGGCGTTCACGACCTGGGCATACGCCCTGGCCCGTACGACAGCGGGCCGGATGGGCGCGACGACCTATGCCGTACCGGCGCTGGTCGTGCTGATGTCGTGGCTGGCGCTGGACGAGGTGCCGGGCCGGCTGACTCTGGCGGGCGGCGCGCTGTGCCTGGCCGGAGTGGCCGTCTCGCGCAGCCGGTCCCGGCGAGTGGCCAACCCGGCCAACCCGGCCAACCCGGTCACGCCGGCGAACCCGGTCACGCCGGTCGTCGCGCCGTCGGACACCGCAACGAGTACGCGGGGGACCGGAGCGTCCGACGTCGGGGGCCGTCAGGGCTGA
- a CDS encoding aldehyde dehydrogenase family protein yields MKAHDGMYIGGQWRPAAGPDTIAVVNPADEQVIGHVPAGTAEDVDAAVRAARAAFPGWAATGPVERAARIAALRDVLVARVDEIAETVTAELGAPLALSQSVHAGVPILVAGSYAELAASYSFEEKIGNSTVLLEPVGVVGAITPWNYPLHQVVAKVAPALAAGCTVVLKPAEDTPLTAQLFAEAVDEAGLPAGVFNLVTGLGPVAGQALAAHEDVDLVSFTGSTAVGRQIGATAGAAVKRVALELGGKSANVILPSADLAKAVNVGVANVMSNSGQTCSAWTRMLVHKDQYEEAVALAAAAVAKYVPGERVGPLVNAKQQQRVRGYIEKGVAEGARLVAGGPAAPHETGYYVSPTVFADVTPDMTIAQEEIFGPVVSLIEYADEDDALRIANGTVYGLAGAVWAADEAEAVAFARRMDTGQVDINGGRFNPLAPFGGYKQSGVGRELGPHGLSEYLQTKSLQF; encoded by the coding sequence ATGAAGGCCCACGACGGGATGTACATCGGCGGCCAGTGGCGGCCAGCCGCAGGCCCGGACACCATCGCCGTGGTGAACCCGGCGGACGAGCAGGTCATCGGCCATGTCCCGGCCGGCACGGCCGAGGACGTCGACGCCGCCGTGCGCGCCGCCCGCGCCGCGTTCCCCGGCTGGGCCGCCACCGGGCCGGTCGAGCGCGCGGCCAGGATCGCCGCACTGCGCGATGTGCTTGTGGCACGCGTGGACGAGATCGCCGAGACCGTCACCGCCGAGCTCGGCGCGCCGCTCGCCCTGTCGCAGTCGGTCCACGCGGGCGTGCCGATTCTGGTCGCCGGCTCCTACGCGGAGCTGGCCGCCTCCTACTCCTTCGAGGAGAAGATCGGCAACTCCACCGTGCTGCTGGAGCCGGTCGGCGTGGTCGGCGCCATCACGCCCTGGAACTACCCGCTGCACCAGGTCGTCGCCAAGGTGGCGCCCGCTCTCGCGGCGGGCTGCACCGTAGTCCTCAAGCCCGCCGAGGACACCCCGCTGACCGCGCAGCTCTTCGCCGAGGCCGTCGACGAGGCCGGACTGCCCGCCGGGGTGTTCAACCTGGTGACGGGCCTCGGGCCGGTCGCCGGACAGGCCCTCGCCGCGCACGAGGACGTGGATCTCGTCTCCTTCACCGGCTCCACGGCGGTCGGCAGGCAGATCGGCGCCACGGCAGGGGCCGCCGTCAAGCGGGTCGCCCTGGAGCTCGGCGGCAAGTCCGCCAATGTCATCCTGCCGAGCGCCGATCTGGCCAAGGCCGTCAACGTCGGCGTCGCCAATGTGATGTCCAACTCCGGCCAGACGTGCAGCGCGTGGACCCGGATGCTGGTCCACAAGGACCAGTACGAGGAGGCGGTGGCACTCGCGGCTGCCGCGGTCGCCAAATACGTACCGGGCGAGCGGGTCGGCCCGCTGGTCAACGCCAAGCAGCAGCAGCGCGTACGCGGCTATATCGAGAAGGGCGTCGCGGAGGGCGCCCGCCTTGTCGCGGGCGGTCCCGCCGCCCCGCACGAGACGGGCTACTACGTCAGCCCCACCGTCTTCGCCGATGTCACCCCGGATATGACCATCGCCCAGGAGGAGATCTTCGGCCCTGTCGTCTCCCTGATCGAGTACGCGGACGAGGACGACGCGCTCCGTATCGCCAACGGCACGGTCTACGGCCTCGCGGGCGCGGTCTGGGCGGCGGACGAGGCGGAGGCCGTCGCCTTCGCCCGCCGGATGGACACCGGACAGGTCGACATCAACGGCGGGCGCTTCAACCCCCTTGCCCCGTTCGGCGGTTACAAGCAGTCGGGTGTGGGCCGCGAGCTCGGCCCGCACGGTCTGTCCGAGTACCTCCAGACCAAGTCCCTCCAGTTCTGA
- a CDS encoding TetR/AcrR family transcriptional regulator, whose amino-acid sequence MARPRKPLLSRERIVETASALVDAEGLDAVSTRRLAAELGVSGPSLYNHFRNKDEILDAVADAVSAQVDLSMFEADDERDWRTALHDWAVSYRAALTAHPNTVPVLARGPGRRPAGLRVADAVFGAMVRAGWPPAQATYIGALMRYFITGSALGSFARGFVDDETAYDPADYPHLGQAHLLAERQQKVDEGAFETGLRALIDGLAVQYAALARA is encoded by the coding sequence ATGGCCCGCCCGCGCAAGCCCCTCCTCAGCAGAGAACGCATCGTCGAGACGGCGAGCGCGCTCGTGGACGCCGAGGGTCTCGACGCCGTCTCCACCCGGCGGCTCGCGGCCGAGCTCGGCGTCAGCGGCCCCTCCCTCTACAACCACTTCCGCAACAAGGACGAGATCCTCGACGCCGTCGCCGACGCGGTCAGCGCGCAGGTCGATCTGTCGATGTTCGAGGCGGACGACGAGCGCGACTGGCGCACCGCGCTGCACGACTGGGCCGTCTCCTACCGCGCGGCCCTGACCGCCCACCCCAACACCGTCCCGGTCCTGGCCCGCGGCCCAGGACGCCGCCCGGCCGGCCTCAGGGTGGCCGACGCGGTCTTCGGCGCGATGGTCCGCGCGGGCTGGCCACCGGCCCAGGCGACGTACATCGGCGCCCTGATGCGGTACTTCATCACCGGCTCGGCGCTCGGCTCCTTCGCCCGGGGCTTCGTCGACGACGAGACGGCGTACGACCCGGCCGACTATCCGCACCTCGGCCAGGCGCATCTGCTGGCCGAGCGGCAGCAGAAGGTGGACGAGGGCGCTTTCGAGACCGGGCTGCGCGCGCTCATCGACGGCCTGGCCGTGCAGTACGCGGCGCTTGCGCGCGCCTGA
- a CDS encoding helix-turn-helix transcriptional regulator, translating into MQSRDLAALAALLADETRAAFCLALLDGRAWTAGELARQSRVAPSTASEHLGKLVAGGLLTEERQGRHRYVRLADERVAHLVEELASHSAPAPDGPAGTLRAASARSAMARGRTCYDHLAGRLGIAITEAMTARGLLHQDTGFALTSQGVGWFGELGLPLERKGRRPLVRSCLDWTERKPHLAGTAGAELCRHALEAGWCVRIGSERAVKVTADGERALHDLLGIEPGILR; encoded by the coding sequence ATGCAGTCCAGAGACCTCGCCGCCCTGGCCGCGCTCCTCGCCGACGAGACGCGTGCCGCCTTCTGTCTCGCGCTCCTCGACGGTCGTGCCTGGACCGCCGGCGAGCTCGCGCGGCAGTCGCGCGTGGCGCCGTCGACCGCCAGCGAGCATCTGGGCAAGCTCGTCGCGGGCGGGCTGCTCACCGAGGAGCGGCAGGGGCGGCACCGCTATGTGCGCCTCGCCGACGAACGCGTTGCGCATCTCGTCGAGGAGCTCGCCTCGCACTCCGCGCCCGCGCCGGACGGGCCTGCCGGAACGCTGCGGGCGGCGAGCGCGCGCAGCGCCATGGCCCGGGGGCGTACCTGCTACGACCATCTCGCCGGACGGCTCGGCATCGCGATCACCGAGGCGATGACCGCGCGCGGGCTGCTGCACCAGGACACCGGATTCGCGCTGACCTCCCAAGGGGTGGGCTGGTTCGGCGAGTTGGGGCTCCCGCTGGAGCGGAAGGGGCGGCGGCCGCTCGTACGGTCGTGCCTGGACTGGACCGAGCGCAAACCGCATCTCGCGGGGACCGCGGGAGCCGAGCTGTGCCGCCATGCGCTGGAGGCCGGCTGGTGCGTACGGATCGGGTCCGAGCGGGCCGTGAAGGTGACCGCGGACGGCGAGCGGGCGCTGCACGACCTGCTCGGCATCGAGCCGGGGATATTGCGGTGA
- a CDS encoding YiaA/YiaB family inner membrane protein — protein sequence MSETPVKQQSTTAFYGQSVASFAVALAAVGLGILYLDADAWVRGFLAIAVLYLTTSAFTLAKVIRDRQEAGQIVSRVDQARLEKMLAEHDPFQKL from the coding sequence ATGAGTGAGACACCGGTCAAGCAGCAGAGCACGACGGCCTTCTACGGACAGTCGGTCGCCTCCTTCGCCGTGGCCCTGGCGGCCGTCGGCCTCGGCATCCTCTATCTCGACGCGGACGCCTGGGTGCGCGGCTTTCTCGCCATCGCCGTCCTCTATCTCACGACGTCGGCGTTCACCCTGGCCAAGGTGATCAGAGACCGTCAGGAGGCCGGGCAGATCGTCAGCCGCGTCGACCAGGCCAGGCTGGAGAAGATGCTCGCCGAACACGACCCCTTCCAGAAGCTCTGA
- a CDS encoding TetR/AcrR family transcriptional regulator, protein MSTAEDTAGEDMPWDEVTPEAARKLLVAAVEAFAERGYHATTTRDIAGRAGMSPAALYIHYKTKEELLHRISRIGHDKALEILSAAADAEGTPSERLADAVSSFVRWHAGRHDTAHVVQYEIDALSDGHRTEILELRRRSDAVVRGILRDGVESGEFDVPDIPGTTVAVLSLCIDVARWFSTKGRRTPDEVGALYADLVLRMVGAQKK, encoded by the coding sequence ATGAGTACGGCGGAGGACACGGCGGGCGAGGACATGCCGTGGGACGAGGTCACGCCCGAGGCCGCACGAAAGCTGCTCGTTGCCGCCGTCGAGGCTTTCGCCGAGCGCGGCTACCACGCGACGACGACCCGGGACATCGCGGGCCGCGCGGGGATGAGCCCCGCCGCGCTCTACATCCACTACAAGACAAAGGAAGAGCTGCTCCACCGGATCAGTCGGATCGGGCACGACAAGGCCCTGGAGATCCTTTCGGCGGCGGCGGACGCCGAAGGCACGCCCTCCGAGCGGCTCGCCGACGCGGTGAGCTCGTTCGTACGCTGGCACGCCGGGCGGCACGACACCGCGCATGTGGTGCAGTACGAGATCGACGCCCTCTCTGACGGCCACCGTACGGAGATCCTCGAGCTGCGCCGCCGGAGCGACGCCGTCGTGCGCGGGATTCTGCGCGACGGTGTGGAGTCGGGGGAGTTCGATGTCCCGGACATTCCCGGCACCACGGTCGCGGTGCTGTCGCTCTGCATCGACGTGGCCCGCTGGTTCAGCACCAAGGGACGCCGGACGCCCGACGAGGTCGGCGCGCTCTACGCCGACCTCGTCCTGCGTATGGTCGGCGCTCAGAAGAAGTAG
- a CDS encoding isopenicillin N synthase family oxygenase, with the protein MADLPVFQLPEFVTGSPADRALGLAMVDAWRTYGIFYLATDPAGRQITDWAIESSKKFFARPLEDKARHVSTTSYSGYIASGEEVTAGEADYSEIFTVCKDVSRNDIRSVDGWPCHGPVPWPDDAYKQSMEAFMTELGSLGETLLSLTALGLGLEDPAALTKLTDDGWHHMRVLRFPAESRASSRGIGAHTDYGLLVIAAQDDVGGLWIRPPVAGEHRNRNWLENESSAGMYENEQPWTFVDPVPGTLTVFPGDILQLLTGGYLLSTPHKVRLADRERYAMAYFHEPNFQAWVEPLPHAHSAGAAVVPDDENRLHYGTHFTHMFMRCYPERITTLRLHEQGGLLRLAQLREAADQP; encoded by the coding sequence ATGGCCGACCTGCCTGTCTTCCAACTGCCGGAATTCGTCACCGGATCACCCGCGGACCGGGCCCTGGGGCTTGCGATGGTGGATGCCTGGCGGACCTATGGAATCTTCTACCTGGCCACCGACCCGGCCGGGCGGCAGATCACCGACTGGGCCATCGAGTCGAGCAAAAAATTCTTCGCGAGACCGCTGGAGGACAAGGCCCGCCACGTAAGCACCACCAGTTACAGCGGGTACATCGCCTCCGGTGAGGAGGTCACCGCGGGCGAGGCCGATTACTCGGAGATCTTCACGGTCTGCAAGGACGTCTCCCGGAACGACATCCGGTCGGTGGACGGCTGGCCCTGTCACGGCCCGGTGCCCTGGCCGGACGACGCGTACAAGCAGTCGATGGAAGCCTTCATGACCGAACTGGGCTCCCTGGGCGAGACATTGCTCAGCCTCACGGCGCTCGGCCTGGGCCTGGAGGACCCTGCTGCGCTCACCAAGCTCACCGACGACGGCTGGCACCATATGCGCGTCCTGCGCTTCCCCGCCGAATCCCGGGCGAGCAGCCGGGGTATCGGCGCCCACACCGACTACGGACTGCTCGTCATCGCCGCGCAGGACGATGTCGGCGGGCTCTGGATCCGGCCGCCGGTCGCTGGTGAACACCGCAACCGGAACTGGCTGGAGAACGAGAGCAGCGCCGGGATGTACGAGAACGAGCAGCCCTGGACCTTCGTCGACCCGGTCCCCGGCACCCTGACCGTCTTCCCCGGCGACATCCTCCAGCTCCTCACCGGCGGCTATCTGCTGTCCACCCCGCACAAGGTCAGGCTCGCCGACCGCGAGCGCTATGCCATGGCGTACTTCCACGAGCCCAACTTCCAGGCCTGGGTGGAACCGCTGCCGCACGCTCACAGCGCAGGCGCCGCGGTCGTGCCGGACGACGAGAACCGGCTGCACTACGGCACCCACTTCACCCATATGTTCATGCGCTGCTATCCGGAGCGGATCACCACCCTCCGCCTGCACGAGCAGGGTGGTCTGCTGAGGCTGGCCCAGCTGCGGGAGGCCGCAGATCAGCCCTGA